A region of Salvelinus alpinus chromosome 6, SLU_Salpinus.1, whole genome shotgun sequence DNA encodes the following proteins:
- the LOC139578322 gene encoding hepatocyte nuclear factor 6-like isoform X2, protein MELTMENIGNLHGVSHSHQTGDLMNSPHHARQSLASHRNLVSHGRSAMVSSMASILDGSGEYRTDHALSGPLHPAMTMSCDSGMTMSSTYTTLTPLQHLPPISTVSEKFHHHPHPHAHHHPAHQRLAAGNVSGSFTLMRDDRSLASMGNLYGHYPKDMSGMCQSLSPLSNGLGSLHNSQQTLCAYGPGAHLSNDKMLSSGGFESHAAMLSRSEDHLSRGLGGHGAGIMSSLNGMPHHTHPHSQANGSMLSDRERQTAVGGQGGGSGQVEEINTKEVAQRITAELKRYSIPQAIFAQRILCRSQGTLSDLLRNPKPWTKLKSGRETFRRMWKWLQEPEFQRMSALRLAADNCRITSIKIDL, encoded by the coding sequence ATGGAACTTACAATGGAAAACATTGGAAATCTGCACGGCGTATCTCACTCTCATCAAACGGGTGACTTAATGAACTCTCCGCACCACGCACGGCAGTCCTTGGCGTCGCATCGGAACTTGGTGTCACACGGACGTTCAGCCATGGTGTCCAGTATGGCCTCAATATTAGATGGATCTGGGGAGTATCGCACAGACCATGCGTTGTCCGGTCCCTTGCACCCCGCAATGACCATGTCCTGCGACTCCGGGATGACCATGAGTAGCACTTACACTACGCTGACGCCGCTGCAGCACCTGCCTCCCATATCCACCGTCTCGGAGAAATTTCACCACCATCCCCACCCGCACGCCCACCACCACCCGGCGCACCAGCGACTCGCCGCCGGCAACGTCAGTGGCAGCTTCACCCTGATGCGGGACGACAGGAGCCTTGCCTCGATGGGAAATCTCTATGGCCACTACCCTAAGGACATGTCCGGCATGTGCCAGTCGCTGTCCCCTCTCTCCAACGGCCTCGGGTCTTTGCACAACTCTCAGCAGACTCTTTGCGCTTATGGTCCTGGCGCCCACCTCTCCAACGACAAAATGCTCTCGTCCGGAGGCTTCGAGTCTCACGCAGCGATGCTGTCCCGGAGCGAGGACCACCTGAGCCGGGGATTGGGGGGGCACGGGGCCGGGATCATGTCATCCCTGAACGGTATGCCCCATCACACCCATCCGCACTCTCAGGCTAACGGGTCCATGCTCTCTGACCGGGAGAGGCAGACGGCGGTGGGCGGGCAGGGAGGTGGGTCCGGGCAGGTGGAAGAAATAAACACCAAGGAGGTGGCACAGCGAATAACTGCGGAGCTCAAGCGCTACAGCATTCCCCAGGCCATCTTCGCCCAGCGGATCTTGTGTCGGTCCCAGGGAACCCTGTCTGACCTGCTGAGGAACCCTAAACCCTGGACTAAACTCAAGTCTGGCCGGGAAACCTTCCGGAGGATGTGGAAGTGGCTGCAGGAACCTGAGTTCCAGAGAATGTCGGCGCTCAGACTAGCAG